A part of Solea solea chromosome 8, fSolSol10.1, whole genome shotgun sequence genomic DNA contains:
- the prkab1b gene encoding 5'-AMP-activated protein kinase subunit beta-1b — MGNSNSDRSTGSQSERPFRDGQQGGKDARPNILMDSTEDADLFQSSKAPQEIQEFLDWQQDLESEGKCPTLARPTVFRWTGGAKEVFVSGSFNNWATKIPLNRSQKNFVAIVDLPEGEHQYKFCVDGQWTLDPTGAVVTAKTGTVNNLIQVKRTDFEVFDALRIDSQDSAADIADLSSSPPGPYHQDGYVVKPEDKLKHPPILPPHLLQVLLNKDTKVSCDPTLLPEPNHVMLNHLYALSIKDGVMVLSATHRYKKKYVTTLLYKPI, encoded by the exons ATGGGGAACAGCAACAGTGACCGCTCCACCGGGAGTCAGAGTGAGAGGCCGTTCAGAGATGGACAGCAAGGCGGCAAAGACGCACGTCCCAACATCCTGATGGACAGCACGGAGGACGCAGACCTGTTCCAGAGCTCAAAG GCTCCACAAGAGATCCAGGAGTTTCTTGACTGGCAGCAGGACCTGGAGAGTGAAGGGAAATGTCCAACGCTCGCCAGGCCCACTGTGTTCAGATGGACCGGCGGCGCCAAGGAAGTCTTTGTGTCGGGCTCTTTCAACAACTGGGCCACCAAGATCCCACTCAACAGAAG TCAGAAGAACTTTGTGGCGATCGTGGACCTGCCAGAGGGAGAACACCAGTACAAGTTCTGTGTCGACGGTCAGTGGACTCTGGATCCGACTGGA GCTGTGGTGACGGCTAAAACTGGAACAGTCAATAACCTAATCCAGGTGAAGAGGACTGACTTTGAAGTCTTTGATGCCCTCAGGATCGACTCACAGGACTCTGCTGCTGACATCGCAG ACTTGTCCAGTTCTCCTCCCGGCCCCTACCATCAGGACGGATACGTAGTCAAACCAGAAGACAAGCTCAAGCACCCTCCTATCTTACCTCCCCAcctgctgcaggtgctgcttAACAAGGACACAAAGGTTTCT TGCGACCCGACGCTGCTTCCAGAGCCAAACCACGTGATGCTCAATCACCTGTACGCTCTCTCCATCAAG GACGGTGTGATGGTTCTCAGCGCGACACACCGATACAAAAAGAAGTACGTGACCACACTTCTGTACAAACCCATCTGA
- the asgrl1 gene encoding asialoglycoprotein receptor-like 1, translating into MMSVDKGMEHQFHQFDNPENSSVHGEPNTQPTHGGLNRKRILGLYGVLVLLLLILLMVTGIKFSNLNQEITEVRLHLEKIISAGGTPQQGAYLKKLSPVRGTCKDGWSSFERSCYLLATAAATWSKAEEQCRAHGGHLLVLNNLEELDYISRIVELRTNYWIGLVEREHEGHWSWVDGTDFKSTPTFWDKGQPDNWAYSKKGEDCGELRPSEYRRRKLWNDADCTLPYPYVCESRA; encoded by the exons ATGATGTCGGTGGATAAAG GAATGGAACATCAGTTTCACCAGTTCGATAACCCTGAGAATAGCTCTGTCCATGGAGAGCCCAATACACAGCCCACACATGGAG GTTTGAACAGGAAGAGGATTCTTGGCCTCTATGGCgtcctggtgctgctgctgctgatcctgCTCATGGTCACCGGGATCAAAT TCTCCAACTTAAACCAGGAAATCACCGAGGTCCGATTACACCTGGAGAAAATCATCTCTGCTG GTGGAACACCTCAGCAGGGCGCCTACTTGAAGAAACTCTCCCCAGTGAGAG GAACATGTAAGGACGGGTGGTCGTCTTTCGAGAGAAGCTGCTACCTGCTGGCCACCGCGGCCGCGACCTGGAGCAAAGCAGAGGAGCAGTGCCGTGCACACGGGGGACATCTGCTCGTCCTCAACAATCTGGAGGAGCTG gacTACATCTCAAGAATTGTTGAACTCAGAACAAACTACTGGATTGGGCTTGTGGAGCGAGAACATGAGGGACACTGGAGCTGGGTGGACGGCACTGATTTCAAATCAACACCGAC TTTCTGGGACAAAGGCCAGCCGGACAACTGGGCCTACAGCAAGAAAGGAGAGGACTGCGGGGAACTCCGCCCGTCCGAATACCGCCGACGCAAGCTGTGGAATGATGCGGACTGTACCCTGCCGTACCCGTACGTCTGTGAAAGCAGGGCATGA
- the LOC131464044 gene encoding phospholipase A2, minor isoenzyme-like has product MNLTAPLLLLLLTVCLGSGALLPKALWQFGKMIACPQPGTNPLDYNNYGCWCGFGGSGTPRDELDMCCKVHDKCYEASRKVPGCTAIADLPYVLVYDFTCSSRQVTCSATNNKCQAAVCECDRVAAHCFARTAYNPENKDLDSKVHCVD; this is encoded by the exons ATGAATCTGacagctcctctgctgctgctgctgctcactg TTTGCCTCGGCAGCGGTGCACTGCTGCCCAAGGCCTTGTGGCAGTTTGGGAAGATGATCGCGTGCCCCCAGCCCGGCACGAACCCTCTGGACTACAACAACTACGGCTGCTGGTGTGGCTTCGGTGGCAGCGGGACGCCCCGGGATGAATTAGACAT GTGCTGCAAAGTCCACGACAAATGCTACGAAGCGAGCAGAAAGGTGCCGGGATGCACGGCCATCGCTGACCTCCCCTACGTCCTGGTTTATGATTTCACCTGCTCGAGCCGACAGGTGACGTGCTCAG CGACCAACAATAAGTGCCAGGCTGCCGTGTGCGAGTGCGACCGCGTGGCGGCTCACTGCTTCGCTCGGACCGCGTACAACCCCGAAAACAAGGACCTGGATTCCAAAGTCCACTGTGTCGACTGA
- the LOC131464045 gene encoding cytochrome c oxidase subunit 6A, mitochondrial, whose translation MAALGRTARLLLRSSLTQAQRQLSAAAHGGHSGLAAKWRMLSFLVALPGVGVCMLNMYLKQQQHHTHERPEFVPYAHLRIRTKPFPWGDGKKSLFHNPHLNALPDGYEGDE comes from the exons ATGGCGGCCCTTGGACGCACCGCTCGACTGTTGCTGAGGTCTTCCTTGACTCAGGCCCAGCGTCAGCTCTCTGCCGCGGCTCATGGTGGACACAGCGGGCTAG CTGCAAAATGGAGGATGCTGAGTTTCCTTGTCGCTTTACCTGGTGTTGGAGTGTGCATGTTGAACATGTacctgaaacagcagcagcatcatacCCATGAACGGCCAGAGTTCGTCCCATACGCCCACCTCCGCATCCGCACCAAG CCGTTTCCATGGGGAGATGGCAAAAAATCCCTTTTCCACAACCCACATTTGAATGCTCTCCCTGATGGCTATGAGGGCGATGAGTAA
- the LOC131464051 gene encoding uncharacterized protein LOC131464051: protein MNAERDYQMIRKLERAHFFSTREQEMILRLYEEEREILTAKSNTTSASKLREEAWQRIADKINTVSDSGYKRTWQQVKIKHKNIVQTAKRRRVEAMRSQGGSATPSLHSAEEDVLLHKDNRLRVEVLAGGSCIDPLMGSDSSFISVSGHPMLLLPVTKTEPESLSGDETDMSDAHFEGDLNSSSFQEMSNSAAGGRGAETQTEDIRAVYCCYLRKEMENRDQLMEYRALKMRKLEKEILILDKQLE from the exons ATGAACGCTGAGAGAG ATTATCAGATGATTCGAAAACTGGAGAGGGCGCACTTCTTCAGCACCAGAGAGCAGGAGATGATTCTGAGGCTGTATGAAGAGGAGCGGGAGATTCTGACGGCCAAGTCCAACACGACCAGCGCCTCCAAACTCCGAGAGGAAGCCTGGCAGAGGATCGCCGACAAAATCAATAC GGTGTCAGACAGTGGTTACAAGAGGACATGGCAACAAGTTAAAATCAAGCACAAAAATATTGTCCAAACAG CGAAGAGAAGACGCGTGGAGGCGATGAGGAGCCAGGGGGGGTCGGCAACGCCGTCGCTGCACTCGGCCGAGGAGGACGTGCTGCTCCACAAAGACAACAGGCTCCGAGTGGAGGTCCTCGCCGGAGGCTCCTGTATAGACCCGCTGATGGGATCTGACAGTTCATTCATCAGCG TGTCCGGACATCCCATGCTCCTCCTGCCCGTGACTAAGACGGAACCAGAGAGCTTGAGCGGCGACGAGACGGATATGAGCGATGCACATTTTGAGGGG gatTTAAACAGTAGCAGCTTTCAGGAAATGTCCAACTCAGCAGCAGGTGGCAGAGGTGCAGAG ACGCAGACGGAGGACATCAGGGCCGTTTACTGCTGCTACCTCAGGAAAGAGATGGAGAACCGTGACCAGCTGATGGAGTACAGAGCTCTTAAAATGAGGAAGTTGGAAAAAGAAATCTTAATACTCGATAAGCAGCTCGAGTGA
- the LOC131464042 gene encoding phospholipase A2-like: protein MGRLVVIGQREPLLKVARQNKSFPTSLLHIIHCKMNLTHCLALVLLSLPALLALDKAVWQFRSMILCTVPESWPVLDFADYGCYCGLGGSGAPVDELDRCCYIHDQCYSEAMQHDSCWPILDNPYTELYSYSCDEASKKVTCLSDNNECEKFICECDRQAAMCFADAGYDESNAHLPSHNCK from the exons ATGGGAAGACTCGTGGTCATTGGTCAGCGGGAGCCTCTTCTCAAGGTCGcccgtcaaaataaaagctttccCACTTCGCTGCTCCACATCATCCACTGCAAGATGAATCTGACTCACTGCCTGGCCCTCGTGCTCCTCAGCCTCCCGGCGC TGCTGGCTTTGGACAAAGCTGTGTGGCAGTTCAGGTCCATGATCCTCTGCACGGTACCCGAGAGCTGGCCGGTGCTGGACTTTGCCGACTACGGCTGCTACTGTGGGCTGGGAGGCTCCGGCGCACCTGTGGACGAGCtggacag ATGCTGTTACATCCACGACCAGTGCTACAGTGAAGCCATGCAGCACGACTCCTGCTGGCCCATCCTGGACAACCCGTACACTGAGCTGTACAGCTACAGCTGTGACGAGGCCTCCAAGAAGGTCACCTGTCTGA GCGACAACAACGAATGCGAGAAGTTCATCTGCGAGTGCGACAGACAAGCGGCGATGTGCTTCGCCGACGCGGGCTACGACGAATCCAACGCCCACCTCCCCAGTCACAACTGCAAGTAG